The Pyrodictium delaneyi genome contains a region encoding:
- a CDS encoding signal peptidase I, whose protein sequence is MESRFRDIMNLITVSIILVFVALSFARLLDAPLALAVVAGRSMEPNYMLGDLVILAKKQPRIGDVVLWCTGYTHCVMHRLVDIQDGMAVTKGDANPVPDQPVPLSAVKYVVVARIPRIAVAAIIAPLAVYWLTNIARAAVTGIEAVEAASVFAVTLYIVFTLGAPILAPIPPQSSSIESMMPMITLKHIALERGSVLIKYNVENTVLMDIQNCTVAGDGITSHCSPYLLPGDTVYVHVPQLFYQELFMTGIIEYKLSFTATLSYGFLLADYTIRVPWKKPILKLNCTTIVVKNMNPVPLDVNTTIYYLDVIPGPGTRYEESNLQSTPLKVDPWSIVTIPLERGHDRVYVVARYQWLGGDIVETRLAATCRR, encoded by the coding sequence TTGGAGAGCAGATTCAGAGACATCATGAATTTGATAACAGTTTCTATAATACTCGTATTCGTAGCTCTATCCTTTGCTAGACTTCTGGATGCACCCCTAGCTCTGGCGGTCGTTGCCGGCCGCTCCATGGAACCTAACTATATGCTTGGCGATCTAGTCATCCTCGCGAAGAAACAGCCCCGTATAGGAGACGTTGTTCTATGGTGTACGGGGTATACACACTGTGTTATGCATCGTTTAGTAGACATCCAGGATGGTATGGCGGTGACCAAAGGTGATGCTAACCCTGTACCTGACCAACCTGTACCGCTCTCGGCGGTGAAGTACGTGGTGGTAGCTCGTATTCCGCGCATTGCTGTAGCCGCCATCATAGCTCCGCTCGCTGTATACTGGCTTACAAACATAGCACGTGCCGCTGTTACAGGAATTGAAGCTGTGGAGGCTGCCTCAGTGTTTGCTGTAACACTCTATATAGTGTTCACTTTGGGTGCACCAATATTAGCACCTATACCGCCCCAGTCGTCCTCCATAGAGTCGATGATGCCCATGATAACGCTTAAACATATAGCTCTCGAGAGAGGTTCCGTCCTAATTAAATACAATGTTGAAAACACGGTGCTGATGGATATACAAAACTGCACAGTAGCTGGAGACGGTATAACGAGTCATTGCTCACCCTACCTTTTGCCCGGGGATACAGTCTATGTCCACGTACCACAGCTGTTCTATCAAGAATTATTCATGACAGGTATAATAGAATACAAATTATCATTCACGGCTACGCTGTCGTATGGATTCCTTTTAGCGGATTATACAATAAGAGTGCCCTGGAAGAAGCCTATACTTAAACTCAACTGTACAACCATTGTCGTGAAGAACATGAATCCGGTACCCCTGGATGTGAACACGACAATATACTACTTGGATGTCATCCCAGGCCCGGGTACAAGATACGAGGAGAGTAATTTACAGAGCACACCACTTAAAGTCGATCCATGGTCTATAGTAACTATCCCGCTAGAACGAGGTC
- a CDS encoding ABC transporter substrate-binding protein, protein MQKTTLIIAGLVLLLIVVGAALVLRGGQPAPTEAPETTVAETTAPAETGPAATETTTQAAETTAPTAQLAERIVIGTTDKVTDLDPANAYDFFTWEVLNNIMEGLVKYEPGTDKIVPALAESWEVKENGKVWIFHLRKDAKFCDGTPVKAQDVVRSIERVMKLQGDPSWLVTEFVEKVEALDDYTVKFTLKKPVGFFLAVVATPPYFPVSPEYPVDQIVSDATWGGAGPYCIKEFKRDEYIILEANPYYYGEKPKTPTVIIRFYKDATTLRLALENGEIDIAWRTLRPNDYRELEADNRFKVIEVPGSFIRYIVVNTKMEPTSEKLVRQAIAAAIDRTELADVVFMGTMEPLYSMVPKGLWSHIDVFKEKYGDGNIELAKQLLKQAGYDENNKLKVELWYTPTHYGDTEADLAQLIKEQLERTGVIEVELKSSEWATYVKQLRSGQMMLSLLGWYPDYVDPDNFLTPFLHSGANKWTGTGYTNPEVDKLLDEAAVLTDQQERAKLYEKVQQILAEDVPFIPLLQGKLYVVTQKNIEGVKVGPSMLLQYYIIYKTTG, encoded by the coding sequence ATGCAGAAGACAACGCTCATAATAGCTGGTCTAGTCCTACTCCTCATCGTTGTAGGCGCAGCCTTAGTCCTGCGCGGTGGACAACCTGCGCCCACAGAAGCCCCGGAGACGACTGTAGCAGAGACTACAGCGCCCGCGGAGACCGGACCGGCAGCGACGGAGACAACTACACAGGCTGCAGAGACTACAGCACCTACCGCGCAACTAGCCGAGAGGATAGTCATAGGCACAACGGACAAGGTTACAGACCTAGACCCCGCTAACGCCTACGACTTCTTCACATGGGAGGTTCTCAACAACATAATGGAGGGTCTAGTAAAGTATGAGCCTGGCACCGACAAGATAGTACCAGCCCTAGCCGAGAGCTGGGAAGTCAAGGAGAACGGCAAAGTATGGATATTTCACCTACGCAAGGATGCAAAGTTCTGTGACGGCACCCCAGTGAAGGCCCAGGACGTGGTCCGCAGCATAGAAAGGGTGATGAAGCTACAAGGTGACCCCTCCTGGCTAGTAACAGAGTTCGTTGAGAAGGTCGAGGCCCTTGACGACTACACAGTCAAGTTCACGCTCAAGAAGCCTGTCGGCTTCTTCCTAGCAGTCGTAGCCACGCCGCCATACTTCCCAGTATCACCCGAGTACCCCGTAGACCAGATAGTGAGCGACGCCACCTGGGGCGGCGCCGGGCCATACTGCATCAAGGAATTTAAGCGCGACGAGTACATAATCCTTGAGGCCAATCCCTACTACTACGGCGAGAAGCCAAAGACACCCACAGTGATAATACGCTTCTACAAGGATGCCACAACCCTCCGCCTAGCCCTCGAGAACGGCGAAATAGACATAGCGTGGAGGACGCTACGGCCCAACGACTACCGCGAGCTAGAGGCAGACAACAGGTTCAAGGTAATAGAGGTCCCTGGTAGCTTCATACGCTACATAGTAGTCAACACAAAGATGGAGCCTACCAGCGAGAAGCTAGTACGTCAGGCTATAGCGGCAGCCATCGATCGCACTGAGCTAGCAGATGTAGTATTCATGGGGACCATGGAGCCTCTCTACAGCATGGTGCCTAAGGGGCTCTGGAGCCACATAGACGTCTTCAAGGAGAAGTACGGTGACGGCAACATAGAGCTCGCTAAGCAATTACTCAAGCAGGCTGGATACGACGAAAACAATAAGCTCAAGGTAGAGCTTTGGTACACTCCAACACACTATGGCGACACCGAGGCAGACCTAGCACAGCTCATCAAGGAGCAGCTAGAACGCACCGGCGTAATAGAGGTAGAGCTGAAGAGCAGCGAGTGGGCGACCTACGTCAAGCAGCTACGCAGTGGCCAGATGATGCTCTCTCTACTAGGCTGGTACCCAGACTACGTAGACCCCGACAACTTCCTGACACCATTCCTCCACAGCGGCGCCAACAAGTGGACCGGCACGGGCTATACCAACCCCGAGGTAGACAAGCTCCTAGACGAGGCTGCTGTACTCACTGACCAGCAGGAGCGCGCCAAACTCTACGAGAAGGTCCAGCAGATATTAGCCGAAGACGTACCCTTCATACCGCTATTGCAGGGCAAGCTCTACGTGGTTACACAGAAGAACATCGAAGGCGTAAAAGTTGGTCCGTCGATGCTGCTACAGTACTACATAATCTACAAGACCACAGGCTAG